In Candidatus Polarisedimenticolaceae bacterium, a genomic segment contains:
- a CDS encoding cupin domain-containing protein, whose product MPAHVKSGTARRAAPQIAVDLGRLVWPISPTTFLQRYWQKRVFQSHASALRVRAITREIGGTDIRNIAAQCGAVLAILGRHVLSSISIGQALVLLEHAEATLQMRFAGPLADSANRLGKQLKVVGRAVIPGVYVSNHGGVPPHWDQNDNFTIQLQGVKEWKVSDENVVAGALKEGYEELQGGFMPERPMPPTEWKHVQLVPGSVLYVPRGYWHSTTTIAPSISLNLLVKPNPWADVITEDLRRHLMRFPEWRKTAHYRSQEAEAYWKLLREELVSITFAQTRKKISPSLAKRLTDRVAFRRAFRAQWRVEGNKGDDVVITIGTSDGRRDAVQVPIRLLPLCRWVSGQSREFKLEDCLESVVGEARDSVKRLVELLVDSGFLEVVRTD is encoded by the coding sequence ATGCCCGCGCATGTGAAGTCAGGTACCGCGCGACGTGCCGCGCCGCAAATAGCTGTCGACCTCGGTCGTCTGGTCTGGCCGATATCACCTACGACTTTTCTGCAACGTTATTGGCAGAAGCGTGTCTTCCAGTCACACGCGTCCGCCCTCCGTGTTCGAGCAATCACCCGGGAGATCGGCGGAACGGACATCCGCAATATCGCGGCACAATGCGGCGCAGTTCTTGCGATACTCGGCAGGCATGTCCTTAGTTCAATTTCGATTGGTCAGGCACTCGTGCTGTTGGAGCACGCGGAGGCCACCTTGCAGATGCGATTCGCCGGACCGTTAGCCGACTCGGCGAATCGGCTTGGAAAGCAGTTGAAGGTTGTTGGGCGGGCAGTTATCCCGGGAGTGTACGTATCCAATCATGGCGGCGTTCCGCCGCACTGGGACCAGAACGATAATTTCACGATACAGCTGCAGGGGGTCAAGGAATGGAAGGTGTCCGATGAAAACGTGGTTGCCGGTGCGCTGAAAGAAGGTTACGAAGAACTTCAAGGCGGATTCATGCCAGAGCGACCCATGCCACCGACCGAATGGAAACACGTCCAACTTGTACCCGGTTCCGTATTGTACGTTCCTCGAGGTTACTGGCATTCCACAACGACGATCGCGCCATCAATCTCGTTGAATTTACTGGTGAAGCCAAACCCGTGGGCCGACGTAATCACGGAAGATCTGCGCCGCCACCTCATGCGTTTTCCAGAATGGCGCAAGACTGCTCATTACCGGAGTCAGGAGGCTGAAGCGTATTGGAAACTGTTGCGCGAGGAGCTCGTCAGCATCACTTTCGCGCAGACACGGAAGAAGATCAGTCCGAGTCTGGCGAAGAGGCTCACGGATAGAGTTGCGTTTCGGCGCGCATTTCGCGCACAGTGGCGCGTGGAAGGAAACAAGGGTGATGATGTGGTGATCACCATAGGCACCTCGGATGGGCGACGGGATGCCGTTCAGGTGCCAATCAGACTCCTTCCGCTTTGTCGCTGGGTTTCGGGACAGTCCCGCGAGTTCAAGCTGGAAGACTGTTTGGAGAGCGTCGTCGGGGAAGCGCGAGACTCGGTAAAGCGCTTGGTCGAGCTGCTCGTCGACAGCGGATTCCTTGAAGTCGTGCGTACGGATTGA
- a CDS encoding ABC transporter ATP-binding protein: protein MIRLVGVEKHFVDGSRTHRILRGVSLDVNSGDYVAIMGSSGTGKTTLMNIIGLLDRPTAGAYSFENEDVTSLSDAAASRIRNQRMGFVFQLFNLLDDVSAVENVLLPLLYSGHYPDDARRRAVNLLGQVGLADRINFKPPQMSGGQQQRIAIARALINDPPLILADEPTGNLDANSAEGIMDAFDELHTAGRTIVLVTHDAAVARRAPRIIRLESGVIASDENRSN from the coding sequence GTGATACGACTGGTCGGTGTCGAAAAACACTTCGTCGATGGATCTCGCACTCACCGAATACTTCGAGGTGTAAGTTTGGACGTAAACAGCGGTGACTACGTTGCGATCATGGGGTCATCGGGTACCGGGAAAACCACTCTCATGAACATCATTGGGTTGCTTGATCGCCCCACCGCGGGGGCGTATAGCTTTGAGAACGAAGACGTGACCAGCCTCTCCGACGCCGCCGCTTCGCGAATCAGGAATCAGCGAATGGGCTTCGTGTTTCAGCTGTTCAATCTGCTCGACGATGTCAGCGCGGTGGAAAACGTTCTCCTTCCTCTACTTTACTCAGGTCATTACCCCGACGACGCCCGACGTCGCGCAGTGAATCTTCTTGGACAAGTCGGCCTCGCTGATAGGATCAATTTCAAGCCGCCACAAATGTCAGGCGGCCAACAACAACGTATTGCGATCGCGCGCGCATTGATCAATGATCCTCCGCTGATTCTTGCCGACGAACCAACGGGCAATTTGGACGCCAATTCAGCCGAGGGAATCATGGACGCGTTCGACGAGCTTCACACTGCGGGTCGCACGATTGTCCTCGTAACGCATGACGCTGCCGTCGCACGACGTGCGCCGCGTATCATTCGCCTCGAGAGCGGCGTGATCGCTTCCGACGAGAATCGAAGCAATTAG
- a CDS encoding cupin-like domain-containing protein: MACFRNIKAFADVRELTSALKSDVTLFGPRQFRGTIRPDQAFEFMNQGFTLYMVGVERDVPETKAALRSLADDLGIPEWAISVEAFAAVKGSISSFHYDHDVNFQILLHGMKRWWLAPNQHIRNPIFPYHPRRASDGGVTGFVEEAFARDPLVPTCRLEQMCEMTAEEGTSLFLPRGHWHETEAMDRCFGVNIVLKGTKWYDGIARALSLRLQALEEFRAYAHGVMNADPDIGGTPRAEFDSLKVRAAEVLRELTPAEIVLAGQSFTMRWTARAQDRSIRTGGDSWYLIMPLVTEEPIELDEHTGPFLAALTRLNSAFRWEHALRLAGGMDVVGVRNALEELVGLGALEYLSTRSG; encoded by the coding sequence TTGGCGTGCTTTCGTAACATCAAGGCCTTCGCCGACGTCCGCGAGTTGACCTCGGCTCTGAAGAGTGATGTCACCCTTTTCGGTCCGAGGCAATTCCGCGGCACCATCCGGCCGGATCAGGCTTTTGAGTTCATGAATCAAGGGTTTACGCTCTACATGGTTGGCGTCGAAAGAGACGTACCCGAGACCAAGGCGGCGCTTCGTTCTCTCGCTGATGACCTCGGCATTCCGGAATGGGCGATCAGTGTGGAGGCATTCGCAGCTGTGAAGGGCTCGATCTCGAGCTTTCATTACGACCACGACGTGAATTTCCAAATCCTACTCCACGGTATGAAGCGCTGGTGGCTCGCACCCAATCAACACATTCGAAATCCAATCTTCCCCTACCATCCCCGCCGAGCATCAGATGGCGGCGTGACGGGATTCGTCGAAGAAGCTTTTGCTCGAGACCCGTTGGTACCAACCTGTAGGCTCGAGCAAATGTGCGAAATGACCGCGGAAGAAGGGACTAGTTTGTTTCTGCCAAGAGGGCATTGGCATGAGACAGAAGCCATGGATCGTTGCTTTGGCGTCAACATCGTCTTGAAAGGAACGAAGTGGTATGACGGAATCGCGCGTGCCCTAAGCCTACGATTGCAGGCGTTGGAAGAGTTTCGAGCGTACGCGCACGGGGTCATGAACGCAGATCCAGACATCGGTGGGACGCCGCGGGCGGAGTTCGATTCGCTGAAGGTTCGCGCTGCTGAAGTCTTACGCGAACTAACGCCTGCGGAAATCGTCCTGGCTGGCCAGTCGTTCACAATGCGCTGGACAGCAAGGGCGCAAGATCGGTCCATACGAACTGGCGGTGATAGTTGGTATCTTATCATGCCTCTTGTTACTGAAGAGCCAATCGAACTGGACGAGCACACAGGACCGTTTCTTGCTGCGCTGACCCGTCTCAACTCCGCATTCCGTTGGGAGCACGCGCTAAGACTTGCTGGGGGAATGGACGTTGTCGGAGTGCGTAACGCCTTGGAAGAGTTGGTCGGACTCGGTGCACTGGAGTACTTGAGCACCCGATCGGGTTAG
- a CDS encoding lantibiotic dehydratase, with amino-acid sequence MTIAESYSASLVVVRTPLLPFRAVFCGPTRTAQGRDLPLLETCRTSEIVREALWLAAPDFFEQLDAHQNWEGLSSRHRQTLYKYSARMASRATPFGLFAGITVGLPGERTRIALGPRSQYVRKTRLDSAHESKIVDSIVRTPGILDTLTFSPNNSAYVVGNLMKFASAHGHNPRAYHEVAVKTSDHLLFVLSEARQRLTLAELSTRLMEFDDEIQVDDATAYLHALVEDQLLFPDFGSVVSGTRGLSDLIGQLPISDHSNKWRAALHAADACLAELDAGGLGAPRERYQAIATALGTCMDVAESTLAYQVSMTKPSSDASLGSAPIREILTGVAILQAIQPRRDNALTEFRRSFVERYGEREVRLVEALDEDVGIGFSGSRTLPSAAGLLNGIHLSRKPDGEVWTARDAWLARRLQDGWSTGSTELSITEADLRNLSQADPLPLPDAFAALASIASASADAIDRGDFRVLLKSVAGPSGARLLARFCDVSPELTNWIEPYLRSEERTNPGAVYAEVIHLPEGKLGNVLQRPLLRRYEIPYLGSSTVERDFQIPVADIFVSVKDRRIQLRSERLGREVVPRLTAAHNYWHPRNVPIYRFLCMMQSQNVAGTLKWDWGLLAGSAYLPRVTHGRLVLARASWWVRREELAVIRTLPQEQWTAALSSWRESRSIPRFASIVEGDNELLLDLTDPESVEVLVEYRTARHGLRLMEMFPGPDDLWVSGPEGTFAHEVIVPFVRSPQVDQSHTLLIAHQRQVEQTRVPRTFPPGSDWVYAKLFCGPGAADELLCDTFSPLATELMFSGVIDGWFFIRFEENGWHLRLRFSGKADALKRALMPRLEAIFARELSSGRSWKVQLDTYERECERYGGTAGLLAAEQIFFADSEACCALLPHVLGDGRADLRWRVAIPSVDLLLTDLGLSDRRKATLARRMRDNLQRGFNVGKDVRESIARRVRQEAQGLRSLLSREESKSEFKEIDAILLARSRQLVAPARQLKKLSSDGSLSRSLEEIAASLVHVHLNRLLRSAHREHEVVLYQILYRLFMSRVHVVSS; translated from the coding sequence GTGACGATCGCGGAATCGTACAGCGCCTCACTTGTCGTAGTTCGGACCCCACTCTTGCCATTTCGCGCGGTGTTTTGCGGCCCGACGCGCACCGCGCAGGGTCGAGATCTCCCTCTTCTGGAGACATGTCGAACTTCCGAAATCGTCCGCGAAGCCTTGTGGCTTGCGGCACCGGACTTTTTTGAGCAACTGGACGCTCATCAGAATTGGGAGGGCCTTTCCTCCCGCCACCGCCAAACGCTGTACAAGTACTCAGCACGGATGGCCTCTCGTGCGACGCCATTCGGTCTATTTGCAGGAATAACAGTGGGACTACCAGGTGAGCGCACCCGCATCGCGCTTGGTCCCCGCAGTCAATACGTTCGAAAGACTCGGCTAGATAGCGCGCACGAATCAAAGATCGTCGACAGCATTGTGCGAACACCGGGAATTCTGGACACCCTGACTTTCAGCCCGAACAACAGTGCCTACGTCGTTGGAAATCTAATGAAATTCGCATCGGCCCATGGGCACAATCCACGCGCCTATCATGAAGTCGCCGTGAAGACCTCGGATCACCTGCTCTTTGTGCTCAGTGAGGCGCGACAACGACTGACTCTCGCCGAGCTGTCAACCCGGCTCATGGAGTTTGACGACGAGATCCAGGTTGACGACGCCACTGCCTATTTGCACGCACTCGTTGAAGACCAATTGCTTTTTCCGGATTTCGGCTCAGTAGTGAGTGGAACTCGGGGACTGAGCGATCTCATCGGTCAGCTCCCAATTTCGGACCACTCCAACAAGTGGCGAGCCGCGTTGCACGCGGCAGATGCTTGTCTCGCCGAGCTTGATGCGGGGGGACTAGGCGCTCCACGAGAGAGGTATCAGGCCATTGCGACCGCTCTCGGGACATGCATGGACGTAGCAGAAAGCACTCTCGCGTACCAAGTTAGCATGACCAAACCTTCGTCCGACGCCAGTCTCGGCAGCGCTCCGATTCGTGAGATCCTGACGGGAGTCGCGATCCTGCAAGCCATTCAGCCTCGTCGGGACAATGCGTTGACCGAATTCCGAAGATCGTTCGTCGAGCGTTATGGCGAACGCGAAGTCCGTCTCGTGGAAGCGCTCGACGAGGACGTTGGAATTGGGTTTTCTGGCAGTAGGACTCTTCCATCCGCCGCTGGACTCCTGAATGGAATCCATCTCTCACGCAAACCCGACGGAGAAGTGTGGACTGCGCGAGATGCTTGGCTTGCGCGTAGATTGCAGGATGGTTGGTCCACAGGCTCGACCGAACTGTCGATTACCGAAGCGGACTTGCGCAACTTGAGTCAGGCCGACCCTCTTCCCCTTCCAGATGCCTTCGCGGCACTAGCTTCGATCGCCTCTGCTTCAGCCGACGCAATTGACCGAGGCGACTTTAGGGTGTTGCTGAAGAGCGTAGCCGGCCCCTCCGGCGCTCGCCTGTTGGCTCGGTTTTGTGATGTGTCTCCGGAGCTCACAAACTGGATCGAGCCATACCTTCGATCTGAAGAGCGGACGAATCCCGGAGCCGTGTACGCAGAAGTGATTCATCTTCCTGAGGGAAAACTCGGAAACGTTCTCCAACGACCGCTGTTGCGGCGCTATGAAATACCGTATCTCGGAAGTTCCACCGTTGAGCGGGACTTTCAGATTCCCGTCGCAGACATTTTCGTCTCGGTCAAGGATAGGCGGATCCAGTTGCGTTCTGAACGCCTTGGTAGGGAGGTCGTGCCGAGGCTAACGGCCGCGCACAACTATTGGCACCCGCGAAACGTTCCGATCTATCGATTCCTTTGCATGATGCAATCACAAAACGTTGCCGGAACCCTGAAGTGGGACTGGGGCCTGCTGGCGGGCTCAGCCTATCTGCCGCGTGTGACGCATGGTCGACTGGTGCTAGCTCGGGCCAGCTGGTGGGTTCGACGAGAGGAACTGGCAGTGATTCGTACGCTACCGCAAGAACAGTGGACTGCTGCACTTTCGAGTTGGCGTGAGTCACGGTCGATTCCTCGGTTTGCCTCTATCGTTGAGGGCGACAACGAACTGCTTCTTGACTTGACGGACCCTGAATCTGTCGAGGTCTTGGTTGAGTATCGGACCGCTCGTCACGGATTACGACTGATGGAGATGTTCCCCGGCCCGGACGACCTGTGGGTCTCCGGGCCAGAGGGTACGTTTGCCCACGAAGTAATTGTCCCGTTTGTTCGAAGCCCGCAAGTGGACCAGAGTCACACACTACTGATCGCTCATCAACGACAAGTCGAGCAGACGCGCGTTCCGCGAACGTTCCCGCCTGGTAGTGATTGGGTATACGCCAAGCTCTTCTGTGGTCCAGGGGCGGCCGACGAGCTGCTTTGCGACACGTTCTCGCCGCTCGCGACTGAGCTGATGTTCAGCGGTGTCATCGACGGATGGTTCTTTATTCGGTTTGAGGAAAACGGCTGGCATCTGCGACTGCGATTCAGTGGCAAAGCTGACGCCTTAAAGCGCGCTCTTATGCCGCGGCTGGAGGCCATATTCGCCCGAGAGTTGAGCTCGGGTCGTTCTTGGAAGGTCCAATTGGACACCTACGAACGCGAGTGTGAGAGATACGGCGGGACTGCCGGTCTGTTAGCCGCAGAGCAGATCTTCTTTGCCGACAGCGAAGCGTGTTGTGCGTTGCTACCACACGTGTTAGGGGATGGTAGGGCCGACCTTCGCTGGCGAGTGGCGATACCGAGTGTCGACTTGCTACTGACGGATCTCGGGCTTAGCGACCGCAGAAAGGCGACACTCGCACGTCGTATGCGCGATAACTTGCAAAGAGGGTTCAATGTTGGGAAGGACGTAAGAGAGTCTATCGCGAGACGCGTCAGACAAGAGGCGCAAGGGCTTAGGTCGCTGCTTTCTAGGGAAGAGTCCAAATCTGAATTCAAGGAGATCGACGCGATTCTCCTGGCTCGCAGCAGACAGTTGGTTGCACCGGCACGTCAACTCAAGAAGCTCAGCTCGGATGGCAGCCTCTCACGGTCACTTGAGGAAATCGCCGCCAGTCTGGTTCATGTGCACCTCAATCGACTACTGCGCTCAGCGCATCGTGAGCACGAAGTAGTTCTCTACCAGATTCTCTATCGGCTCTTCATGAGTCGTGTTCATGTCGTTTCGTCATAG
- a CDS encoding peptidase domain-containing ABC transporter — protein MRQNLFRNQAIDAYKRGRASRAIPPLGQYRRRLKVPVILQSTASECGTACVAMILGSFGQDVPLSRLRSTLGVADRGTTAQQLVEAASRFGLSGEGYRCELDDLSSVRTPVILHWGFEHFVVFVAPRSRGRFEIIDPGAGRRVITKREMNERFTGVILAFEQIEPPERVASARHGYDRYLKLAIKAWRSLASIVCLSTVMQVFGFALPILTALVVDHLVPNAEVISFPSLMGGLIAFLTCYVVVSVVRNHLLVALQARLDDAMMESFVNHLLRLPFRFFQLRSSGDLLVRLASNVVLREALSQQLISVVLDGSLLLVYLAVMMLANVSLAWITLGLAALQAAIVLLGSRVLRQLFAAEIAAQASTQSYVVEILRGIETIKAFGAEDRVLLRWRELFRSQLNASVLRQRKSVIYSTLASAINVITPLSLLVLGSVLVVEGSLALGKMLGFAALAAAFLSPVASLVANAQRLQLVGTHLSRLEEVFAEAPEQRASERVDPGTLSGNIQVDHVSFRFDNGPDVLTDINLEVRPGESIAIVGRSGAGKSTLARLLLGLQQPRSGRILYDGKDLSTLDLRLVRRQIGVVLQSDFVFSSSIRENIAFTNPEASLLEVQRAARAAGIAEVIEAMPLGYDSRLSEAASNISGGQRQRLAIARSFLGDRRILILDEATSELDLDATELVHRHFEALGSTRILITHALAALRGVNRIVVLDRGRVVEEGTHEELMASGGVYFSLSESSHCA, from the coding sequence ATGAGGCAGAACCTTTTCAGGAATCAGGCGATTGACGCCTACAAGCGGGGTCGTGCCTCTCGCGCGATTCCTCCACTCGGACAGTATCGGCGCAGACTCAAAGTACCGGTCATTCTTCAATCCACCGCCTCGGAGTGTGGAACCGCTTGTGTAGCAATGATTCTCGGGTCATTCGGCCAAGACGTTCCACTCTCCAGGCTACGGTCCACGCTGGGAGTGGCCGATCGTGGTACGACCGCCCAACAACTAGTCGAGGCCGCGTCACGGTTCGGGCTGAGCGGGGAAGGCTACCGATGCGAGTTGGATGACCTTTCGAGCGTTCGGACCCCGGTGATTCTTCATTGGGGGTTTGAACACTTCGTAGTATTCGTTGCCCCACGTAGTCGCGGGCGCTTTGAGATCATCGATCCCGGCGCCGGGCGACGTGTGATTACAAAACGCGAGATGAATGAGAGGTTTACAGGCGTCATACTGGCGTTTGAACAGATAGAACCGCCAGAGAGAGTAGCGAGTGCCCGGCATGGGTACGACCGGTACCTGAAGCTCGCAATCAAGGCGTGGCGATCACTAGCGTCCATCGTTTGCTTGTCGACCGTGATGCAAGTGTTCGGCTTTGCATTGCCGATTCTCACCGCGCTGGTAGTTGATCATCTCGTACCCAATGCCGAAGTCATTTCGTTTCCGAGCCTGATGGGGGGACTCATCGCATTCCTTACGTGCTATGTGGTCGTCTCTGTGGTTCGGAATCACTTGTTGGTGGCGCTTCAGGCTCGGCTGGACGACGCAATGATGGAGTCGTTTGTCAATCATCTCCTTCGCCTGCCGTTCCGGTTTTTCCAGCTACGTTCAAGCGGAGACCTCCTGGTGCGATTGGCGAGCAACGTCGTATTGAGGGAGGCGCTGTCGCAGCAACTCATCTCCGTGGTTCTCGACGGAAGTCTTCTTCTGGTTTACCTCGCCGTAATGATGTTGGCAAACGTCAGCCTAGCGTGGATCACCCTTGGGTTGGCGGCATTACAGGCAGCAATTGTTCTCCTTGGAAGTCGCGTACTAAGGCAGCTCTTCGCGGCGGAGATTGCCGCGCAGGCCTCCACTCAGAGCTACGTCGTTGAAATTCTCCGCGGAATCGAGACGATCAAAGCGTTTGGCGCGGAAGACCGAGTGTTACTTCGCTGGCGAGAACTCTTCCGATCGCAGTTGAACGCCTCTGTGCTCCGTCAGCGGAAGAGCGTGATTTATTCGACACTGGCGTCCGCGATTAATGTGATCACTCCACTGAGTCTACTTGTTCTCGGTTCCGTGCTCGTCGTAGAAGGATCGCTGGCGCTTGGGAAGATGTTGGGGTTCGCTGCGCTCGCGGCAGCATTTCTGTCGCCGGTCGCGTCGCTGGTTGCGAATGCGCAGCGTCTCCAGCTCGTTGGTACGCACCTGAGTCGTCTCGAAGAAGTGTTCGCGGAGGCGCCGGAACAGCGGGCAAGTGAGCGAGTGGACCCCGGGACGCTCTCTGGCAACATCCAAGTCGATCACGTAAGTTTTCGCTTCGATAACGGGCCGGACGTTCTGACAGATATCAATCTTGAAGTCAGGCCGGGCGAGTCGATCGCGATTGTCGGCCGTTCTGGTGCGGGAAAGAGCACTCTAGCTAGGCTCCTGCTGGGATTGCAACAGCCGCGATCGGGTCGCATCCTTTATGATGGCAAGGATCTATCGACCCTTGATCTACGACTCGTTCGCCGGCAGATTGGAGTGGTACTCCAGTCCGATTTCGTGTTTTCTAGCTCGATTCGAGAGAACATTGCGTTTACCAATCCGGAAGCTTCTCTATTAGAAGTTCAACGTGCCGCCAGGGCGGCGGGCATAGCGGAGGTTATCGAGGCTATGCCGCTCGGGTACGATTCGCGGCTGTCCGAGGCCGCAAGTAACATCTCGGGCGGGCAGCGACAGAGATTGGCTATTGCACGTTCATTTCTCGGAGATCGACGAATCTTGATACTTGACGAGGCCACGAGCGAGTTGGATCTCGATGCGACGGAACTCGTGCACAGACATTTCGAGGCTCTCGGCTCCACGCGCATCCTCATCACTCACGCGCTGGCCGCTCTCAGAGGAGTGAACCGAATAGTGGTGCTGGATCGTGGGCGGGTGGTCGAGGAGGGAACACACGAAGAATTGATGGCGTCTGGCGGCGTCTATTTCAGTCTCTCCGAGTCCTCCCATTGCGCGTGA
- a CDS encoding ABC transporter permease, with protein MLKTAVSDVPSALATATTAMVATASLVLLLALNSGVAQEIAKYVAQWDLDSVLVMGTAPTGNPKEGVWTEATIDNIRSGLVGRGELAVYKFVSVPGATSGSNYFEPVVMATDASLLRIKKKRLAAGFYYTGNERDDERYCIIGPAIRAVLFPAGECVGKEIKLGDVPFVVRGVFAPQRADGVPSQEDAELWLPLSTAKRYFAVGNTYRMLLVRALPPNKIHPLSGEVTALLRKEHQIDVSQKDDFRLTFPDEIQSVYEKTTATAHRTALVVALTAILLGGLITSAASILSIGRRRKEIALKIALGASRRRIWSEMIIGTLLLGLLGGGAGILLGVAAVHWAPRLFPNAPFVLSWPLAVLSLSSVAGLLGLLTTIVVVLRVDANTHSRSPASGT; from the coding sequence ATGTTGAAGACCGCTGTTTCGGACGTGCCGTCCGCTCTGGCCACTGCTACGACAGCGATGGTCGCAACAGCATCGTTAGTACTCCTACTGGCACTCAACAGTGGGGTGGCGCAAGAGATTGCGAAGTACGTCGCTCAGTGGGACCTCGACTCAGTACTGGTAATGGGAACTGCTCCAACTGGGAACCCTAAAGAGGGTGTTTGGACTGAAGCGACGATCGACAATATCAGGAGCGGACTTGTTGGGAGAGGAGAACTCGCGGTCTATAAGTTCGTTTCCGTTCCTGGTGCGACAAGTGGATCGAATTATTTCGAGCCAGTAGTAATGGCGACGGATGCGTCATTACTTCGAATCAAGAAGAAACGACTTGCTGCCGGCTTCTATTACACTGGAAACGAGCGCGATGATGAGCGCTATTGCATCATCGGACCGGCGATCAGGGCAGTCCTATTCCCCGCCGGAGAATGCGTCGGCAAAGAAATCAAGTTGGGTGATGTTCCCTTCGTGGTCCGCGGCGTATTTGCGCCGCAACGCGCTGATGGCGTGCCGTCACAAGAAGATGCCGAACTGTGGCTACCACTAAGTACCGCAAAGCGCTACTTCGCCGTTGGAAATACCTATCGGATGCTACTTGTCAGAGCGCTTCCTCCGAACAAGATCCATCCACTATCTGGTGAAGTCACAGCCTTGCTACGAAAGGAACACCAGATCGACGTCTCTCAAAAAGATGATTTCAGACTTACGTTTCCCGACGAGATTCAAAGTGTCTACGAGAAGACCACTGCCACCGCCCATAGGACCGCGTTGGTGGTGGCCCTTACGGCGATATTACTTGGCGGCTTGATCACTTCGGCGGCGTCAATTCTCTCGATCGGCCGGAGGAGGAAAGAAATCGCCCTCAAGATCGCGCTTGGAGCTTCCCGGCGCCGAATATGGTCCGAAATGATCATCGGGACCCTCCTCTTGGGGTTACTCGGCGGGGGAGCCGGGATCTTGTTGGGAGTTGCAGCCGTGCACTGGGCTCCGAGGCTATTTCCGAATGCTCCGTTTGTGCTGAGTTGGCCGCTGGCCGTCTTGTCCTTGAGCTCGGTGGCAGGCCTCCTCGGTCTACTTACTACGATCGTCGTGGTGCTCCGGGTGGATGCCAACACACACTCGAGATCTCCGGCTTCTGGCACATAA
- a CDS encoding efflux RND transporter periplasmic adaptor subunit gives MRPEIVAGGKVRPQVGAEIRVGPRISGILTRLYVKVGDSVRKGELLAELDRTELEVAVEEARAALDEARAELSLAIASARRLRQLSGEHLTSQAALEEAEVQEVVAQAAVRRSESQLRRAEVELSYATITAPIAGTVTSVGTRQGETVAASFAVPSLVTIMDLSRLNVEAFIDEVDIGRILVGQSATIATDAFPGKSFKGHVIAVTPQTELRQSVLHYVVLIGLDEDYLSSLRPEMSVVASIVVGENRQVLSLPTSAIQRDEDGRTFVSILSEQGISRRDVSVGEIRGTQVEIKAGLSAGEVVALPRGGVEQR, from the coding sequence ATGCGACCCGAGATCGTGGCCGGAGGTAAGGTGCGCCCCCAGGTCGGCGCCGAGATCCGAGTGGGCCCGCGAATCTCCGGCATTCTAACGCGACTGTATGTGAAGGTAGGCGACAGTGTTCGGAAAGGGGAATTGCTCGCTGAACTTGATCGGACAGAGCTTGAGGTCGCGGTGGAGGAAGCGCGGGCAGCATTAGATGAGGCTCGCGCAGAGCTGTCCCTCGCAATCGCGTCTGCTCGGCGGCTGAGGCAGTTGTCCGGCGAGCATTTGACGTCGCAAGCGGCGCTAGAAGAGGCGGAGGTGCAGGAAGTTGTTGCACAGGCGGCTGTGCGACGTTCGGAGAGCCAGCTGCGCCGAGCCGAGGTCGAACTGTCATACGCCACGATAACGGCGCCGATTGCCGGCACTGTGACATCCGTCGGGACGCGTCAAGGGGAGACGGTTGCCGCGAGTTTCGCGGTCCCGAGTCTTGTGACGATAATGGATCTCTCACGCCTAAATGTGGAGGCCTTCATAGACGAAGTCGACATCGGCCGGATTCTCGTCGGGCAATCCGCAACTATTGCGACCGACGCATTTCCTGGTAAAAGCTTCAAGGGACACGTTATCGCGGTTACACCTCAAACGGAACTTCGGCAAAGCGTCTTGCACTACGTCGTACTGATCGGCCTTGACGAGGATTATCTCTCGTCCCTCCGACCCGAAATGAGCGTTGTTGCATCCATTGTCGTCGGTGAGAACCGTCAAGTGCTCAGCCTGCCTACGAGTGCGATCCAACGGGACGAAGATGGGAGGACATTCGTGTCAATCCTGTCTGAACAGGGGATATCGAGGCGAGATGTCTCGGTCGGCGAGATCAGGGGAACTCAAGTCGAAATCAAAGCGGGGCTGTCAGCGGGAGAAGTAGTTGCATTACCCCGGGGGGGAGTGGAGCAGCGGTGA
- a CDS encoding tyrosine-type recombinase/integrase, giving the protein MCSQQTARRGCGCASGRRSPRAVELPTCSYRIGSSPSCGGSGTGSGSRARKSPPTTPLFANQSGRRISKRRVQFAWAAWQRQAGFDGIYGFHALRHTAVTNVYRASRDLFLAQRFARHASPLTTTVYTHPSDQETAAKLRHLTC; this is encoded by the coding sequence ATGTGTTCGCAACAGACGGCACGCCGCGGGTGCGGGTGCGCATCTGGTCGGCGATCGCCAAGGGCGGTCGAGCTGCCGACGTGTTCTTACCGGATCGGCTCGTCGCCAAGCTGCGGCGGTTCTGGAACTGGAAGCGGCAGCAGGGCGAGGAAGTCTCCCCCTACCACCCCGTTGTTCGCCAACCAGTCCGGCCGCCGGATCTCGAAGCGCCGGGTCCAGTTCGCTTGGGCGGCGTGGCAGCGGCAAGCTGGGTTTGACGGCATCTACGGGTTCCACGCCCTGCGGCACACCGCCGTCACGAACGTCTACCGGGCGTCGCGAGACCTGTTCCTGGCGCAGCGATTCGCACGCCATGCCTCACCACTCACGACGACGGTGTACACGCATCCAAGTGATCAGGAGACGGCTGCGAAGCTGCGACACCTCACGTGCTAA